In Mytilus trossulus isolate FHL-02 chromosome 6, PNRI_Mtr1.1.1.hap1, whole genome shotgun sequence, a single window of DNA contains:
- the LOC134720671 gene encoding roundabout homolog 1-like isoform X5: MRGCQFVVQTIVSWTIVCFAASSLPNPRIVEHPQDGYIAKDEPASLNCRAEGEPKPEITWYRNGRKVETTPENPFSNRMIFPDGKLFFLSVVHNKKDKTDVGVYYCNATNIHGTAISRNATLSIAVLRSDFRVQPKNVTAAIGDSVSFPCRPPRGEPEPRIIWKKDTELIIQDPSHTRFVVTDNGALNISQVRKQDAGIFRCIATNDAGERESAPAVLRVIEKPSFRRFPIDVTTREKKTVEFPCDVVGDKPLQVTWRKEHGNIGRISTLRDHTLRIEDVSRHDSGIYVCVAKNQVGEAEAVARLNVEYKPEFKVRPVDKSVGVGRSVSLQCVVEGNPPPTIYWRKRSQHASAEKSLIFPYKPDGRYSVKPDGTLQIDHVQSADAGEFECEALNTIGTASTSVQLKVRENDSRPPPVIRIVPQNQTLATDETALLHCDAFGNPQPIVQWYKNGNLLSSDDPRIQQKSSNTLQISGLRVSDTGMYSCKASSETGETTWIASLVVEVPDGSSVLFHRAQDSKYFPGPPSQPVAIETKDTSIMLSWQPNSNSGASPVFEYIVEYFSHETTDGWVVVPDTIQKDKYTVKNLKPGTPYIFLVRARNSHGIGNPSLFSQTITTDRSKSEIAVAVPADEIRTRMSGIVVQIERGEAVNSSTIMFEWKPVKEEELIQHYEIVYKRLYNLEDMTAGQPHRVLVQRHASKDHMEKHTISNLNSHAWYQICVKAFNGDIGSQCSSPLKVRTRESVPSNPPQNIIINKHGKTRVFLQWLPPPVESRNGDVKGYEIKCLSDDGKHDCSVSTNGTSNKYTINNLQEDITYSIQIAARTSKGVGVWSQSYVIGPEQPSLMEEPWFIGVLIGVVGGTLWLALCIFSIWLCKKRKSKKKMMQNGLYTVPMQKGNEQQPCTTFYRNGYGEKDTQHMSPEITNLLDGHKEVEMQDQNIYNVPQMKTFYHKQDPVAPYATTTLINPGAAQHMDHMFRPINQHSGSGDSCCKHDCSGSNTDSGGHHHSDHMQSPTSDSGSHTTDENGMLIKKGRKGQGQIIVPKQAMVNWAEFLPPPPEHPPPSEVGSDSPANSLQYAEVNQSRAIANRSPMSPMSKISSCSCPAPHSQHPGCAQAWNVPPPAYSDSGCVRCCSPKYCDNGQYSAINRVQSPRSDTWGQRTIACTNPSQRAPVEMYCHSRTCHSDHEQNNVPPFHHYKINNNEQDGGGEYQCFSDSGHYSRCPVDGHCMDRACQSSLPSVASECQSRGPCRLSDGGHHHMNLAVEGYHRNGDSPMSGGQDYVGESDSESNPPQDGEDCGDENPEDEGNVSGSMMASWASVTDQSNTDCSSHRSSAASDSDASFLTEADFASAVAKAAELSGLTVVGTTVCDPKTGKPVKRHRRPRPARPVSPYSTDSNFSAVPHRPYPKSQRKKQLIEQGGIGLMKV, encoded by the exons CTGCCTCAAGTTTGCCCAACCCACGAATCGTAGAACACCCACAAGATGGTTACATAGCCAAGGATGAACCCGCTTCTTTAAACTGTCGGGCAGAAGGTGAACCAAAACCTGAAATAACATGGTACAGAAATGGAAGAAAAGTGGAGACAACACCAGAAAACCCATTCTCTAATCGTATGATCTTCCCAGATGGAAAGTTATTCTTTTTAAGTGTAGTTCACAACAAAAAGGATAAAACTGATGTTGGAGTTTATTACTGTAACGCTACAAACATCCATGGAACTGCTATCAGTCGCAATGCTACACTTTCTATTGCAG TCCTGAGAAGTGATTTTCGAGTACAACCTAAAAATGTAACTGCCGCCATCGGAGATTCTGTGAGTTTTCCCTGTCGTCCACCAAGAGGGGAACCAGAACCAAGAATTATCTGGAAAAAGGATACAGAATTAATTATACAAGATCCAAGTCATACCAGATTTGTTGTTACTGATAATGGAGCTCTTAACATAAGTCAAGTACGGAAACAAGATGCTGGAATATTTAGATGTATAGCAACTAATGATGCTGGAGAACGAGAGAGTGCACCAGCTGTTTTAAGAGTTATAG aaaaaccaaGTTTTAGACGCTTCCCAATTGATGTCACGACAAGAGAAAAGAAGACCGTAGAATTTCCATGTGATGTGGTAGGAGATAAACCGTTACAAGTCACATGGAGAAAGGAGCACGGAAACATTGGTCGTATCTCTACGTTAAGAGATCATACATTACGTATAGAGGATGTCAGCAGACATGATAGTGGGATTTATGTGTGTGTCGCCAAAAACCAGGTCGGAGAAGCTGAAGCTGTTGCTCGTCTTAATGTAGAAT ataaacCAGAGTTCAAAGTTCGTCCAGTGGACAAGTCTGTTGGTGTCGGTCGCAGTGTTAGTTTACAGTGTGTCGTCGAGGGTAACCCTCCTCCAACCATCTACTGGAGAAAAAGAAGTCAGCATGCAAGTGCAGAAAAG agttTGATATTTCCCTACAAGCCAGATGGCCGTTACTCTGTTAAACCTGATGGTACTCTACAAATAGACCATGTTCAGTCTGCTGATGCTGGAGAGTTCGAGTGTGAGGCTCTCAATACAATCGGAACAGCATCCACATCTGTTCAACTTAAAGTTCGGG AAAATGATTCTCGACCCCCTCCAGTTATCAGGATTGTACCTCAGAATCAGACCTTGGCTACAGATGAAACAGCTCTTCTTCATTGTGATGCCTTTGGTAACCCACAACCCATTGTACAGTGGTATAAGAATGGAAACCTTTTGTCATCTGATGATCCTAGAATACAACAGAAATCTTCAAACACTCTGCAGATATCAG GATTACGAGTATCTGACACTGGAATGTATTCCTGTAAAGCCAGCAGTGAGACAGGGGAGACTACTTGGATAGCAAGTCTAGTTGTAGAAG TGCCTGATGGCAGCTCTGTACTATTTCATCGAGCACAAGATTCCAAATATTTCCCTGGGCCACCGTCGCAACCTGTTGCCATAGAAACCAAAGATACATCTATTATGCTGTCATGGCAACCCAACAGTAATTCTGGAGCCTCACCAGTTTTTGAGTACATCGTAGAGTATTTCAGCCATGAGACCACTGAT gGTTGGGTAGTAGTACCAGATACTATACAGAAAGACAAATATACAGTCAAAAATCTAAAGCCTGGTACCCCTTACATCTTCTTAGTGAGGGCACGGAACTCTCATGGTATAGGAAACCCTAGTCTTTTCAGTCAGACTATTACAACTGATA GATCTAAATCAGAAATTGCCGTTGCCGTTCCTGCAGATGAAATCCGTACTAGAATGAGTGGTATAGTGGTGCAGATCGAAAGAGGGGAAGCTGTCAACTCTAGCACCATTATGTTTGAATGGAAG CCTGTAAAAGAAGAAGAATTAATCCAGCATTATGAAATAGTGTACAAGAGACTTTATAACCTAGAGGACATGACTGCTGGTCAGCCACACAGAGTCTTGGTCCAACGTCATGCCTCAAAGGACCATATGGAAAAACATACTATTAGCAACCTCAATAGTCACGCCTGGTACCAGATCTGTGTCAAAGCCTTTAATGGAGATATAGGATCTCAGTGTAGTAGTCCATTGAAAGTTAGAACTAGAGAATCTGTTCCCTCTAATCCACCACAAAACATTATCATCAATAAACACGGAAAGACGAGAGTCTTTTTACAATGGCTGCCACCTCCCGTTGAGTCCAGAAATGGCGATGTCAAAGGCTATGAG ATCAAATGTCTGAGTGATGATGGTAAACATGACTGCAGTGTCAGCACCAATGGGACCAGTAACAAGTACACTATAAATAACCTTCAAGAGGACATAACCTACTCGATCCAGATAGCAGCACGTACATCCAAAGGTGTTGGAGTGTGGAGTCAATCCTATGTCATTG GACCAGAACAACCAAGTTTGATGGAAGAACCGTGGTTTATTGGTGTACTAATAGGTGTAGTCGGTGGAACTTTATGGCTGGCATTGTGTATCTTTAGTATCTGGCTGTGTAAGAAAAGAAAGAGTAAAAAGAAGATGATGCAGAATGGATTATACACGG taCCCATGCAGAAAGGCAATGAACAGCAACCATGTACAACATTTTACAGAAACGGATATGGTGAGAAAGATACTC AACATATGTCACCAGAAATCACAAACTTATTAGATGGTCACAAGGAAGTAGAAATGCAGGACCAGAATATTTATAATGTGCCACAGATGAAAACATTCTACCACAAACAAGATCCAGTGGCACCCTATGCCACAACCACCCTGATTAATCCAGGGGCAGCACAACACATGGATCACATGTTTAGACCGATTAATCAGCACAGTGGATCAGGTGATAGCTGTTGTAAACATGATTGTAGTGGATCAAACACGGATTCCGGTGGACACCATCATAGCGATCACATGCAAAGTCCCACAAGTGACAGCGGTAGTCACACGACGGACGAGAATGGAATGTTAATAAAGAAAGGAAGGAAAGGACAAGGACAGATAATTGTACCTAAACAAGCCATGGTGAACTGGGCAGAGTTTTTACCTCCCCCACCCGAGCACCCACCACCAAGTGAAGTAGGATCTGATTCTCCGGCTAATTCTCTTCAGTATGCAGAGGTCAATCAGAGTCGTGCAATTGCAAATAGAAGTCCAATGTCACCTATGTCTAAGATATCATCCTGTTCTTGTCCGGCTCCACATAGTCAACATCCTGGCTGTGCCCAGGCGTGGAACGTTCCACCTCCGGCATATTCTGATTCTGGATGTGTTAGATGTTGTTCTCCTAAATATTGTGACAATGGTCAATATAGTGCTATAAACAGAGTGCAGTCTCCTCGTTCAGATACGTGGGGACAACGAACAATAGCTTGTACAAATCCCTCACAGAGGGCGCCAGTAGAAATGTATTGTCATAGTAGAACTTGTCATAGTGATcatgaacaaaataatgtaCCTCCCTTccatcattataaaataaacaataatgaaCAAGATGGCGGAGGGGAATATCAGTGTTTTAGTGATAGTGGACATTATTCACGGTGTCCAGTAGATGGACATTGTATGGACCGAGCGTGTCAGTCTTCATTACCTAGTGTTGCTAGTGAATGTCAGTCACG AGGACCATGTAGACTGAGTGACGGAGGGCATCACCACATGAATCTAGCTGTGGAGGGTTACCATAGAAATGGTGACTCACCAATGTCAGGTGGTCAAGACTATGTTGGTGAGTCTGATTCCGAGTCTAATCCCCCTCAAGATGGGGAGGACTGTGGTGATGAAAATCCCGAAGATGAAGGCAACGTGTCAG GTTCCATGATGGCATCGTGGGCCAGTGTGACAGACCAGAGCAATACAGATTGTTCCAGTCATCGGTCGAGTGCTGCCAGTGATAGTGATGCTTCATTCCTGACCGAGGCAGACTTTGCCAGCGCTGTAGCTAAAGCTGCCGAGTTGTCTGGTCTGACGGTTGTTGGTACGACAGTCTGTGATCCTAAAACTGGTAAACCAG TGAAGCGTCATAGACGTCCTCGGCCTGCTAGACCAGTTAGTCCCTATAGTACAGATAGTAACTTTAGTGCAGTACCACACAGGCCATACCCAAAGTCACAACGAAAGAAACAGTTGATTGAGCAAG gtgGCATTGGTTTGATGAAAGTATAA
- the LOC134720671 gene encoding roundabout homolog 1-like isoform X3, which yields MRGCQFVVQTIVSWTIVCFAASSLPNPRIVEHPQDGYIAKDEPASLNCRAEGEPKPEITWYRNGRKVETTPENPFSNRMIFPDGKLFFLSVVHNKKDKTDVGVYYCNATNIHGTAISRNATLSIAVLRSDFRVQPKNVTAAIGDSVSFPCRPPRGEPEPRIIWKKDTELIIQDPSHTRFVVTDNGALNISQVRKQDAGIFRCIATNDAGERESAPAVLRVIEKPSFRRFPIDVTTREKKTVEFPCDVVGDKPLQVTWRKEHGNIGRISTLRDHTLRIEDVSRHDSGIYVCVAKNQVGEAEAVARLNVEYKPEFKVRPVDKSVGVGRSVSLQCVVEGNPPPTIYWRKRSQHASAEKSLIFPYKPDGRYSVKPDGTLQIDHVQSADAGEFECEALNTIGTASTSVQLKVRENDSRPPPVIRIVPQNQTLATDETALLHCDAFGNPQPIVQWYKNGNLLSSDDPRIQQKSSNTLQISGLRVSDTGMYSCKASSETGETTWIASLVVEVPDGSSVLFHRAQDSKYFPGPPSQPVAIETKDTSIMLSWQPNSNSGASPVFEYIVEYFSHETTDGWVVVPDTIQKDKYTVKNLKPGTPYIFLVRARNSHGIGNPSLFSQTITTDRSKSEIAVAVPADEIRTRMSGIVVQIERGEAVNSSTIMFEWKPVKEEELIQHYEIVYKRLYNLEDMTAGQPHRVLVQRHASKDHMEKHTISNLNSHAWYQICVKAFNGDIGSQCSSPLKVRTRESVPSNPPQNIIINKHGKTRVFLQWLPPPVESRNGDVKGYEIKCLSDDGKHDCSVSTNGTSNKYTINNLQEDITYSIQIAARTSKGVGVWSQSYVIGPEQPSLMEEPWFIGVLIGVVGGTLWLALCIFSIWLCKKRKSKKKMMQNGLYTVPMQKGNEQQPCTTFYRNGYGEKDTQHMSPEITNLLDGHKEVEMQDQNIYNVPQMKTFYHKQDPVAPYATTTLINPGAAQHMDHMFRPINQHSGSGDSCCKHDCSGSNTDSGGHHHSDHMQSPTSDSGSHTTDENGMLIKKGRKGQGQIIVPKQAMVNWAEFLPPPPEHPPPSEVGSDSPANSLQYAEVNQSRAIANRSPMSPMSKISSCSCPAPHSQHPGCAQAWNVPPPAYSDSGCVRCCSPKYCDNGQYSAINRVQSPRSDTWGQRTIACTNPSQRAPVEMYCHSRTCHSDHEQNNVPPFHHYKINNNEQDGGGEYQCFSDSGHYSRCPVDGHCMDRACQSSLPSVASECQSRGPCRLSDGGHHHMNLAVEGYHRNGDSPMSGGQDYVGESDSESNPPQDGEDCGDENPEDEGNVSGSMMASWASVTDQSNTDCSSHRSSAASDSDASFLTEADFASAVAKAAELSGLTVVGTTVCDPKTGKPVKRHRRPRPARPVSPYSTDSNFSAVPHRPYPKSQRKKQLIEQVEDLPSYHKPSFPSSSQHSAPFPEDKI from the exons CTGCCTCAAGTTTGCCCAACCCACGAATCGTAGAACACCCACAAGATGGTTACATAGCCAAGGATGAACCCGCTTCTTTAAACTGTCGGGCAGAAGGTGAACCAAAACCTGAAATAACATGGTACAGAAATGGAAGAAAAGTGGAGACAACACCAGAAAACCCATTCTCTAATCGTATGATCTTCCCAGATGGAAAGTTATTCTTTTTAAGTGTAGTTCACAACAAAAAGGATAAAACTGATGTTGGAGTTTATTACTGTAACGCTACAAACATCCATGGAACTGCTATCAGTCGCAATGCTACACTTTCTATTGCAG TCCTGAGAAGTGATTTTCGAGTACAACCTAAAAATGTAACTGCCGCCATCGGAGATTCTGTGAGTTTTCCCTGTCGTCCACCAAGAGGGGAACCAGAACCAAGAATTATCTGGAAAAAGGATACAGAATTAATTATACAAGATCCAAGTCATACCAGATTTGTTGTTACTGATAATGGAGCTCTTAACATAAGTCAAGTACGGAAACAAGATGCTGGAATATTTAGATGTATAGCAACTAATGATGCTGGAGAACGAGAGAGTGCACCAGCTGTTTTAAGAGTTATAG aaaaaccaaGTTTTAGACGCTTCCCAATTGATGTCACGACAAGAGAAAAGAAGACCGTAGAATTTCCATGTGATGTGGTAGGAGATAAACCGTTACAAGTCACATGGAGAAAGGAGCACGGAAACATTGGTCGTATCTCTACGTTAAGAGATCATACATTACGTATAGAGGATGTCAGCAGACATGATAGTGGGATTTATGTGTGTGTCGCCAAAAACCAGGTCGGAGAAGCTGAAGCTGTTGCTCGTCTTAATGTAGAAT ataaacCAGAGTTCAAAGTTCGTCCAGTGGACAAGTCTGTTGGTGTCGGTCGCAGTGTTAGTTTACAGTGTGTCGTCGAGGGTAACCCTCCTCCAACCATCTACTGGAGAAAAAGAAGTCAGCATGCAAGTGCAGAAAAG agttTGATATTTCCCTACAAGCCAGATGGCCGTTACTCTGTTAAACCTGATGGTACTCTACAAATAGACCATGTTCAGTCTGCTGATGCTGGAGAGTTCGAGTGTGAGGCTCTCAATACAATCGGAACAGCATCCACATCTGTTCAACTTAAAGTTCGGG AAAATGATTCTCGACCCCCTCCAGTTATCAGGATTGTACCTCAGAATCAGACCTTGGCTACAGATGAAACAGCTCTTCTTCATTGTGATGCCTTTGGTAACCCACAACCCATTGTACAGTGGTATAAGAATGGAAACCTTTTGTCATCTGATGATCCTAGAATACAACAGAAATCTTCAAACACTCTGCAGATATCAG GATTACGAGTATCTGACACTGGAATGTATTCCTGTAAAGCCAGCAGTGAGACAGGGGAGACTACTTGGATAGCAAGTCTAGTTGTAGAAG TGCCTGATGGCAGCTCTGTACTATTTCATCGAGCACAAGATTCCAAATATTTCCCTGGGCCACCGTCGCAACCTGTTGCCATAGAAACCAAAGATACATCTATTATGCTGTCATGGCAACCCAACAGTAATTCTGGAGCCTCACCAGTTTTTGAGTACATCGTAGAGTATTTCAGCCATGAGACCACTGAT gGTTGGGTAGTAGTACCAGATACTATACAGAAAGACAAATATACAGTCAAAAATCTAAAGCCTGGTACCCCTTACATCTTCTTAGTGAGGGCACGGAACTCTCATGGTATAGGAAACCCTAGTCTTTTCAGTCAGACTATTACAACTGATA GATCTAAATCAGAAATTGCCGTTGCCGTTCCTGCAGATGAAATCCGTACTAGAATGAGTGGTATAGTGGTGCAGATCGAAAGAGGGGAAGCTGTCAACTCTAGCACCATTATGTTTGAATGGAAG CCTGTAAAAGAAGAAGAATTAATCCAGCATTATGAAATAGTGTACAAGAGACTTTATAACCTAGAGGACATGACTGCTGGTCAGCCACACAGAGTCTTGGTCCAACGTCATGCCTCAAAGGACCATATGGAAAAACATACTATTAGCAACCTCAATAGTCACGCCTGGTACCAGATCTGTGTCAAAGCCTTTAATGGAGATATAGGATCTCAGTGTAGTAGTCCATTGAAAGTTAGAACTAGAGAATCTGTTCCCTCTAATCCACCACAAAACATTATCATCAATAAACACGGAAAGACGAGAGTCTTTTTACAATGGCTGCCACCTCCCGTTGAGTCCAGAAATGGCGATGTCAAAGGCTATGAG ATCAAATGTCTGAGTGATGATGGTAAACATGACTGCAGTGTCAGCACCAATGGGACCAGTAACAAGTACACTATAAATAACCTTCAAGAGGACATAACCTACTCGATCCAGATAGCAGCACGTACATCCAAAGGTGTTGGAGTGTGGAGTCAATCCTATGTCATTG GACCAGAACAACCAAGTTTGATGGAAGAACCGTGGTTTATTGGTGTACTAATAGGTGTAGTCGGTGGAACTTTATGGCTGGCATTGTGTATCTTTAGTATCTGGCTGTGTAAGAAAAGAAAGAGTAAAAAGAAGATGATGCAGAATGGATTATACACGG taCCCATGCAGAAAGGCAATGAACAGCAACCATGTACAACATTTTACAGAAACGGATATGGTGAGAAAGATACTC AACATATGTCACCAGAAATCACAAACTTATTAGATGGTCACAAGGAAGTAGAAATGCAGGACCAGAATATTTATAATGTGCCACAGATGAAAACATTCTACCACAAACAAGATCCAGTGGCACCCTATGCCACAACCACCCTGATTAATCCAGGGGCAGCACAACACATGGATCACATGTTTAGACCGATTAATCAGCACAGTGGATCAGGTGATAGCTGTTGTAAACATGATTGTAGTGGATCAAACACGGATTCCGGTGGACACCATCATAGCGATCACATGCAAAGTCCCACAAGTGACAGCGGTAGTCACACGACGGACGAGAATGGAATGTTAATAAAGAAAGGAAGGAAAGGACAAGGACAGATAATTGTACCTAAACAAGCCATGGTGAACTGGGCAGAGTTTTTACCTCCCCCACCCGAGCACCCACCACCAAGTGAAGTAGGATCTGATTCTCCGGCTAATTCTCTTCAGTATGCAGAGGTCAATCAGAGTCGTGCAATTGCAAATAGAAGTCCAATGTCACCTATGTCTAAGATATCATCCTGTTCTTGTCCGGCTCCACATAGTCAACATCCTGGCTGTGCCCAGGCGTGGAACGTTCCACCTCCGGCATATTCTGATTCTGGATGTGTTAGATGTTGTTCTCCTAAATATTGTGACAATGGTCAATATAGTGCTATAAACAGAGTGCAGTCTCCTCGTTCAGATACGTGGGGACAACGAACAATAGCTTGTACAAATCCCTCACAGAGGGCGCCAGTAGAAATGTATTGTCATAGTAGAACTTGTCATAGTGATcatgaacaaaataatgtaCCTCCCTTccatcattataaaataaacaataatgaaCAAGATGGCGGAGGGGAATATCAGTGTTTTAGTGATAGTGGACATTATTCACGGTGTCCAGTAGATGGACATTGTATGGACCGAGCGTGTCAGTCTTCATTACCTAGTGTTGCTAGTGAATGTCAGTCACG AGGACCATGTAGACTGAGTGACGGAGGGCATCACCACATGAATCTAGCTGTGGAGGGTTACCATAGAAATGGTGACTCACCAATGTCAGGTGGTCAAGACTATGTTGGTGAGTCTGATTCCGAGTCTAATCCCCCTCAAGATGGGGAGGACTGTGGTGATGAAAATCCCGAAGATGAAGGCAACGTGTCAG GTTCCATGATGGCATCGTGGGCCAGTGTGACAGACCAGAGCAATACAGATTGTTCCAGTCATCGGTCGAGTGCTGCCAGTGATAGTGATGCTTCATTCCTGACCGAGGCAGACTTTGCCAGCGCTGTAGCTAAAGCTGCCGAGTTGTCTGGTCTGACGGTTGTTGGTACGACAGTCTGTGATCCTAAAACTGGTAAACCAG TGAAGCGTCATAGACGTCCTCGGCCTGCTAGACCAGTTAGTCCCTATAGTACAGATAGTAACTTTAGTGCAGTACCACACAGGCCATACCCAAAGTCACAACGAAAGAAACAGTTGATTGAGCAAG ttGAAGATCTTCCCTCCTATCATAAACCATCTTTTCCGTCATCATCACAACATTCGGCCCCCTTCCCAGAGGATAAAATCTGA